Proteins from a genomic interval of Hydrogenophaga sp. PAMC20947:
- a CDS encoding ABC transporter ATP-binding protein — MHTHIGAYHILHGVNLTVPKGELTMLLGRNGAGKTTTLRTVMGLWHASQGRVMLDGQDITQRPTPDIAQGGVAYVPESMGIFSDLSVKENMLLAARGARTIDDIDTTRLEWIFGLFPAMKKFWNHPAGKLSGGQKQMLAVSRAIVEPRQLLLIDEPSKGLAPAIIQNMIEAFRQLKAAQTTILLVEQNFNFAKQLGDSVAVMDDGRVVHSGSMAELAADENLQSKLLGLSLGAHQ, encoded by the coding sequence GTGCATACGCACATCGGCGCGTACCACATCCTGCATGGTGTGAACCTCACCGTGCCCAAGGGTGAGCTCACCATGCTGCTGGGCCGCAACGGCGCCGGCAAAACCACCACGCTGCGCACCGTCATGGGCCTGTGGCATGCCAGCCAGGGCCGTGTGATGCTCGACGGGCAAGACATCACGCAACGCCCCACACCCGACATCGCGCAAGGGGGGGTGGCTTATGTGCCCGAGAGCATGGGCATCTTTTCTGACCTGTCGGTGAAAGAAAACATGCTGCTGGCCGCGCGCGGGGCGAGAACGATTGACGACATCGACACCACGCGCCTGGAATGGATCTTTGGCCTCTTTCCAGCCATGAAGAAATTCTGGAACCACCCCGCCGGCAAACTCAGCGGCGGGCAGAAACAGATGCTTGCGGTCTCGCGCGCCATCGTTGAGCCTCGCCAGTTGCTGCTGATCGATGAGCCCAGCAAGGGCCTGGCACCCGCCATCATCCAGAACATGATCGAGGCCTTCCGCCAGCTCAAGGCGGCACAAACCACGATCTTGCTCGTTGAGCAGAACTTCAATTTTGCGAAGCAGCTGGGTGACAGCGTGGCCGTGATGGACGATGGCCGCGTGGTGCACAGCGGCTCCATGGCTGAACTGGCCGCTGACGAAAATTTGCAGTCCAAATTGCTTGGCCTGTCGCTTGGAGCGCATCAATGA
- a CDS encoding substrate-binding domain-containing protein — protein MTLTNRRLAVIALACSASFFSTAVLAQSGGEIRIAHVHSLTGPLEAYGKQTTTGFQMGLEYATGGTMMVAGKKLVVIEKDDQGKPDLGRSLLATAYADDKADIAVGPTSSGVALAMLPVAEEYKKILVVEPAVADSITGEKWNKYIFRTGRNSSQDAISNAVALDKAGVSVATLAQDYAFGRDGVSAFKSALKNAKLVHEEYLPTGTTDFTAGAQRLIDKLKDLPGRKVIFIIWAGAGNPFKIADLDLKRYNIEIATGGNILPAMASYKNFPGMEGATYYYFGIPKNPVNEALVAAHYKQFKSPPDFFTAGGFASAMAVVTALKKTNGDTSTNKLIKTMEGMSFETPKGTMTFRKEDHQAMQSMYHFKIKVDPAFAWGVPELVREIKPSEMNVPIRNQR, from the coding sequence ATGACCCTCACCAACCGCCGCCTCGCGGTGATCGCACTCGCCTGCTCGGCATCGTTTTTTTCCACCGCCGTACTGGCGCAATCGGGCGGTGAAATCCGCATTGCCCACGTGCACAGCCTGACGGGCCCACTGGAAGCCTACGGCAAGCAGACCACCACGGGTTTCCAGATGGGCCTGGAATACGCCACCGGCGGCACCATGATGGTGGCCGGCAAAAAGCTGGTCGTGATCGAGAAAGACGACCAGGGCAAGCCTGATCTGGGTCGCAGCCTGCTGGCCACGGCCTATGCGGATGACAAGGCCGACATTGCCGTGGGCCCAACGTCTTCCGGCGTCGCGCTGGCCATGCTGCCGGTGGCCGAGGAATACAAGAAAATTCTCGTGGTTGAACCCGCTGTTGCCGACTCGATCACCGGAGAGAAGTGGAACAAGTACATCTTCCGCACCGGTCGCAACAGCTCACAAGATGCGATTTCCAATGCCGTCGCCCTGGACAAGGCCGGCGTGAGCGTGGCCACGCTGGCGCAGGACTACGCGTTCGGGCGTGATGGCGTCTCTGCTTTCAAATCGGCGCTGAAAAATGCCAAGCTGGTCCATGAGGAATACCTGCCCACCGGCACGACCGACTTCACGGCAGGTGCCCAGCGCCTGATTGACAAGCTCAAGGACCTCCCCGGGCGCAAGGTGATCTTCATCATCTGGGCCGGCGCAGGCAACCCGTTCAAGATCGCCGATCTGGACCTGAAGCGCTACAACATCGAAATCGCCACCGGCGGCAACATCTTGCCCGCCATGGCCAGCTACAAGAACTTCCCTGGCATGGAAGGCGCGACCTACTATTACTTTGGCATCCCGAAAAATCCGGTGAATGAGGCCTTGGTAGCGGCGCACTACAAGCAGTTCAAGAGCCCGCCCGATTTCTTCACCGCCGGTGGGTTCGCGTCTGCGATGGCCGTTGTGACTGCACTCAAGAAGACCAACGGTGACACCAGCACCAACAAGCTCATCAAGACCATGGAGGGCATGAGTTTCGAGACGCCCAAAGGCACCATGACCTTCCGCAAGGAAGACCACCAAGCCATGCAGAGCATGTACCACTTCAAGATCAAGGTCGATCCGGCCTTTGCCTGGGGTGTGCCAGAACTGGTGCGCGAGATCAAGCCGTCTGAAATGAACGTGCCGATCCGCAACCAGCGATAA
- a CDS encoding sigma 54-interacting transcriptional regulator has product MIPDDRLPRDAQSILELAARSMFDLFANASEGMMLVDRHARVVWINDLYRRYLPALGFDREEDFVGHPVSNVVQNTQMHQVLATGKPILIDLLTNRAGTFVVSRIPLRDDAGEVIGVLGIVLFDHPETTLQPLIAKFARLEQDLNDARRELASQRRSKYTFASFVGTSAGAMEVKRQARRAALSSSPVLLLGETGTGKELLAHAIHAASPRAGRPFVSVNMAAVPESLLEAEFFGVAPGAYTGAEKKGRDGKFKLADGGTLFLDELGDMPPSVQVKLLRALQEGEVEPLGSNKLVQFDVRVVAATSRDLRQMVRDGSFREDLFYRLNVLPIRVSPLRERCSDIPLLTETLCEDIAVRSGGHHMELSVEAQALLAAQPWRGNIRELRNVLEQLALRCDAPLIDVADLHSVLEAGGQAPQPVKIGPPGGGDRPASSLSGREIRPLAERIAELEHAAIAEALLHTGGNRTAAAKALGISRACLYDRLEAMGDLSEKNTTV; this is encoded by the coding sequence ATGATTCCGGACGACCGCCTGCCGCGCGACGCACAAAGCATTCTCGAACTCGCTGCGAGATCGATGTTCGACCTGTTTGCCAACGCCAGCGAGGGCATGATGCTGGTCGATCGCCATGCGCGGGTGGTCTGGATCAACGACCTGTACCGCCGTTACCTGCCAGCGCTGGGCTTTGACCGCGAAGAAGATTTCGTGGGCCATCCGGTGTCCAACGTGGTGCAGAACACGCAGATGCACCAGGTGCTGGCCACCGGCAAACCCATTCTGATCGACCTGCTGACCAACAGGGCTGGTACGTTCGTGGTGAGCCGCATTCCTTTGCGCGATGACGCTGGTGAAGTGATCGGTGTGTTGGGCATTGTGCTGTTTGACCACCCTGAAACCACGCTGCAACCCCTGATTGCCAAATTCGCGCGGCTGGAGCAAGACCTGAACGATGCGCGCCGGGAGCTGGCCAGCCAGCGGCGCAGCAAATACACCTTCGCCAGTTTTGTCGGAACGTCGGCAGGCGCGATGGAAGTGAAACGCCAGGCGCGGCGCGCGGCGTTGTCGTCGAGTCCGGTGCTGCTGCTGGGCGAAACCGGTACCGGCAAGGAGTTGCTGGCCCATGCCATCCACGCCGCGTCGCCCCGGGCCGGACGGCCCTTTGTGAGCGTCAACATGGCGGCGGTGCCCGAGTCGTTGCTGGAAGCCGAGTTTTTCGGCGTGGCGCCGGGCGCCTACACCGGAGCAGAGAAAAAGGGACGCGACGGCAAATTCAAGCTGGCCGACGGAGGCACGCTCTTTCTGGATGAGTTGGGCGATATGCCGCCTTCGGTGCAAGTTAAATTGTTGCGCGCGTTGCAGGAAGGTGAGGTTGAGCCGCTGGGGTCCAACAAGCTGGTGCAGTTTGATGTGCGGGTGGTGGCAGCGACCTCGCGCGATCTGCGCCAGATGGTGCGCGACGGCAGCTTTCGCGAAGACCTTTTTTACCGGCTCAATGTGTTGCCGATTCGCGTCTCGCCTTTGCGTGAGCGGTGCAGCGATATCCCTTTGCTGACCGAGACGCTGTGCGAAGACATCGCCGTGCGCAGCGGCGGCCACCACATGGAACTGAGCGTCGAGGCCCAAGCCCTGCTGGCTGCACAGCCCTGGAGAGGCAACATCCGTGAGCTGCGCAACGTGCTGGAGCAGCTGGCTTTGCGTTGTGATGCGCCGTTGATTGATGTGGCCGATCTTCACAGTGTGCTGGAGGCCGGTGGGCAGGCGCCTCAACCCGTGAAAATTGGGCCACCCGGTGGCGGGGACCGGCCCGCATCAAGTTTGAGTGGGCGAGAGATACGGCCACTGGCTGAGCGCATCGCCGAGCTGGAGCACGCGGCCATTGCCGAGGCGCTGCTCCACACGGGGGGCAACCGGACTGCGGCGGCGAAAGCGCTGGGCATCTCCCGCGCCTGCTTGTACGACCGGCTGGAAGCCATGGGCGATTTGTCTGAAAAAAACACAACCGTCTGA
- a CDS encoding alpha/beta hydrolase encodes MNTSPLALARSRYLQCAGRETHFMDWSPATGMPDQGAVIAWHGLARTGRDMDPLAVHLSALGYRVICPDTIGRGLSQWSPEPEVEYCLDFYARIATDLVEQLGLERFHWVGTSMGGAIGLVCAAGTLRDRITRLVLNDIGPELAAPAIERIRSYAGSPASFATVSELEQYFRTVYKPYGFLTDAQWTLLTESSTRRLPNGWVTPHYDPAMVMQFTHHPDDYGLWDAYDRIGVPVLCLRGADSDLLLAETAEAMRERGPCAQLVTIEGCGHAPALNVPDQLGLVQHFLATPRCSAP; translated from the coding sequence ATGAACACCTCGCCCCTGGCCCTTGCCCGTTCGCGCTACCTCCAGTGCGCGGGCCGCGAAACCCACTTCATGGACTGGTCGCCTGCCACTGGCATGCCCGACCAAGGCGCCGTGATCGCGTGGCACGGGCTGGCTCGCACCGGCCGCGATATGGACCCCTTGGCGGTCCACCTGAGCGCCTTGGGCTATCGGGTGATTTGCCCCGACACCATCGGGCGCGGCCTGTCGCAATGGAGCCCGGAACCCGAAGTCGAGTATTGCCTGGATTTTTACGCCCGCATCGCCACCGATCTGGTCGAACAGCTCGGTCTTGAACGTTTCCATTGGGTGGGCACCTCCATGGGGGGCGCCATCGGCTTGGTCTGTGCCGCCGGGACGCTTCGTGACCGGATCACGCGGCTGGTGCTCAACGACATCGGCCCGGAGCTCGCTGCGCCGGCCATTGAACGCATCCGTTCCTACGCGGGCAGCCCGGCTTCGTTTGCCACGGTGAGCGAACTCGAGCAGTATTTCCGCACGGTCTACAAGCCCTATGGCTTTCTGACTGACGCGCAATGGACACTGCTCACCGAGAGCTCCACGCGCCGCCTGCCCAATGGGTGGGTCACACCGCACTACGACCCGGCCATGGTGATGCAGTTCACCCACCATCCCGACGACTATGGGCTGTGGGACGCTTACGACCGCATCGGTGTGCCGGTGTTGTGTTTGCGGGGCGCTGATTCGGATCTGCTGCTGGCCGAGACCGCCGAGGCCATGCGCGAGCGCGGTCCGTGCGCACAGCTGGTGACCATTGAAGGGTGTGGCCACGCGCCGGCGCTCAATGTGCCGGATCAGCTGGGGCTGGTGCAGCACTTCCTTGCTACTCCCCGTTGTTCAGCGCCCTGA
- a CDS encoding HAD-IA family hydrolase: protein MAFPPAHTDQGLDVGRIRAITIDLDDTLWPIWPTIARAESVLQAWMDERAPATAALGRDKNTLREVRNQMATLRPDIAHDMSALRRESIRLLLNRAGEDPALAEPAFEIFFAERHRVDLFEDALPALEFLSSRFPVVALSNGNADVHRVGLGEHFHAALSAQSFGVGKPDARIFHAGAAAAGVAPHEVLHIGDDAHLDGLGAIQAGMQFAWIRREGQAWEHAPLTPHLTITDLLVLCRAMS from the coding sequence ATGGCCTTTCCCCCTGCCCACACGGATCAGGGACTCGATGTGGGGCGCATCCGCGCCATCACCATCGATCTGGACGACACCTTGTGGCCGATCTGGCCCACGATTGCCCGCGCCGAATCGGTCCTTCAGGCCTGGATGGACGAGCGCGCGCCGGCAACGGCCGCGCTGGGGCGTGACAAAAACACCTTGCGTGAAGTGCGCAACCAGATGGCCACGCTCCGGCCCGATATCGCGCACGACATGAGTGCCTTGCGTCGGGAGTCGATCCGTTTGCTGCTGAACCGTGCGGGCGAAGACCCGGCGCTGGCCGAGCCCGCTTTCGAGATTTTCTTCGCCGAGCGGCACCGCGTGGACCTGTTTGAAGACGCTTTGCCCGCGCTGGAGTTCCTGTCCAGCCGCTTTCCGGTGGTGGCTTTGTCCAACGGCAATGCCGATGTGCACCGGGTGGGGCTGGGTGAGCATTTCCACGCTGCCTTGAGTGCACAGAGCTTTGGTGTGGGCAAACCCGACGCCCGGATATTCCACGCGGGCGCTGCAGCCGCGGGCGTGGCGCCACATGAGGTCTTGCACATCGGCGATGACGCCCACCTCGATGGGCTGGGCGCGATCCAGGCCGGCATGCAATTCGCCTGGATCCGCCGGGAAGGCCAGGCTTGGGAACACGCGCCGCTCACGCCCCATCTGACGATAACGGACCTGTTGGTCCTGTGTCGCGCAATGAGCTGA
- a CDS encoding ABC transporter ATP-binding protein, with the protein MSTLATKDLTIRFGGHVAVNGVTCSFEPGTLTAIVGPNGAGKTTYFNLISGQLKASAGGVKLNGVDISSLGAPARARAGLGRAFQLTNLFPNLTVRENVRLAVQAKAGAGLNLWRIWSDRRDLVLRADEVLEAVALADKGDQLACSLPHGDQRKLEVGILMALEPQVFMFDEPTAGMSVDEAPVILNLIRNLKADKTKTILLVEHKMDVVRELSDRIIVLHNGELVADGEPAAVIASPVVQQAYLGINPEEEELA; encoded by the coding sequence ATGAGCACCTTGGCCACCAAGGACTTGACCATCCGCTTCGGCGGCCATGTGGCAGTCAATGGCGTGACCTGCTCGTTTGAGCCGGGCACGCTGACCGCCATCGTTGGCCCCAATGGTGCGGGCAAGACCACTTATTTCAATCTCATTTCGGGCCAGCTCAAGGCTTCGGCCGGGGGGGTGAAACTCAATGGCGTCGACATCTCTTCGTTGGGCGCCCCAGCGCGTGCCCGAGCTGGCCTCGGCCGGGCCTTTCAGTTGACCAATCTGTTTCCCAATCTCACGGTGCGTGAAAACGTGCGGCTGGCTGTGCAGGCGAAAGCGGGCGCCGGGCTGAACCTCTGGCGCATCTGGAGCGACCGGCGCGATCTCGTTTTGAGGGCCGACGAGGTGCTGGAAGCCGTGGCTTTGGCCGACAAAGGCGACCAGCTCGCGTGCAGTCTGCCGCACGGCGACCAGCGCAAGCTGGAGGTGGGCATCTTGATGGCACTCGAGCCACAGGTGTTCATGTTCGACGAACCGACGGCAGGCATGAGCGTGGACGAGGCGCCAGTGATCCTGAACCTGATCCGCAACCTCAAGGCCGACAAAACCAAAACCATTTTGCTGGTGGAGCACAAGATGGATGTGGTGCGTGAGCTGTCGGATCGCATCATCGTCTTGCACAACGGCGAACTCGTGGCCGATGGCGAGCCTGCGGCCGTGATTGCTTCACCGGTGGTGCAGCAGGCCTATCTGGGCATCAACCCGGAAGAAGAGGAGTTGGCATGA
- a CDS encoding branched-chain amino acid ABC transporter permease, with translation MITLKELDWKPMALVPVLALMALPLTGSASTWLTLTVAGLAMGMIIFIIASGLTLVFGLMDVLNFGHGVFIALGAFVATTVLASMQTYTTADSLWLNLLALFPAMLAAMAVAGALGLVFERLIIRPVYGMHLKQILITMGGMIIGEELIKVIWGPAQIPLPLPEALRGSLIFGDAAVEKYRILAVLVGTAVFAAMVWTLNRTKVGLLIRAGVQDREMVESLGYRIRRLFVGVFVAGSALAGLGGVMWGLYQQSVIPQMGAQVNVLIFIVIIIGGLGSTLGALIGALLVGLMANYTGFLVPKVAMFSNIALMVVILLWRPQGVYPVTNR, from the coding sequence ATGATCACCCTGAAAGAACTCGACTGGAAGCCGATGGCGTTGGTCCCGGTGCTGGCGTTGATGGCCTTGCCCCTCACGGGCAGCGCTTCGACCTGGCTCACGCTGACTGTGGCGGGCCTGGCCATGGGCATGATCATCTTCATCATCGCCTCAGGCCTGACGCTGGTGTTCGGACTGATGGATGTGCTCAACTTTGGGCACGGGGTGTTCATCGCGCTGGGCGCCTTTGTCGCCACCACCGTGTTGGCCAGCATGCAGACCTACACCACGGCCGACAGCCTGTGGCTCAACCTCCTGGCGCTGTTTCCAGCCATGCTGGCCGCGATGGCGGTGGCGGGTGCCCTGGGCCTGGTGTTCGAGCGCCTGATCATTCGCCCCGTCTACGGCATGCACTTGAAGCAGATCCTGATCACCATGGGCGGCATGATCATTGGCGAGGAGCTGATCAAGGTGATCTGGGGCCCCGCGCAGATTCCGCTGCCTTTGCCCGAAGCCCTGCGCGGCTCGCTCATCTTTGGCGATGCCGCGGTCGAGAAATACCGCATCCTGGCCGTGCTGGTGGGCACGGCGGTGTTCGCCGCCATGGTCTGGACGCTGAACCGCACCAAGGTTGGCCTGCTGATCCGGGCCGGCGTGCAAGACCGCGAGATGGTCGAGTCGCTGGGTTACCGCATCAGGCGGTTGTTTGTGGGCGTGTTTGTGGCGGGCAGTGCGTTGGCCGGCCTCGGCGGCGTGATGTGGGGCCTGTACCAGCAAAGCGTGATCCCGCAGATGGGTGCACAGGTCAACGTGCTGATCTTCATCGTCATCATCATCGGCGGCCTGGGCTCAACCCTGGGTGCCTTGATCGGTGCTTTGCTGGTGGGGCTGATGGCGAACTACACCGGTTTTCTGGTGCCCAAGGTGGCGATGTTTTCGAACATCGCGCTGATGGTGGTCATCTTGCTGTGGCGGCCGCAGGGTGTTTACCCGGTCACGAACCGGTAA
- the hemH gene encoding ferrochelatase, with the protein MSFQKEPPFSHGQSQRTAVVLCNLGTPDAPTAPALRRYLAEFLSDHRVVEIPKPVWWLILHGIILRLRPKKSAAKYASVWMPEGSPLKVWTEKQATLLRGYLGERGHQVTVRYAMRYGNPSIPAVLDELKAQGMTRVLFVPAYPQYSGTTTASVFDAVATWGLNIRNLPEIRFINRYHDDAGYIEALAKKVRQHWMHNGQADKLVMSFHGVPERTLQLGDPYHCECHKTARLLAERLGLSKDRYLVTFQSRFGKAKWLEPYTEPTLKALAKGGLQSVDLICPGFTSDCLETLEEINMEAREAFLHAGGQTFNYIECVNDSPDWIRALADLAERHLQGWPTLQADDPMALKASRERALELGSKD; encoded by the coding sequence ATGAGCTTCCAAAAAGAACCCCCCTTCTCCCATGGCCAGTCGCAGCGCACGGCTGTTGTGCTGTGCAACCTCGGCACGCCCGACGCGCCCACGGCACCCGCTTTGCGCCGGTATCTGGCAGAGTTCCTGAGCGACCACCGGGTCGTGGAGATTCCCAAACCTGTCTGGTGGCTGATCCTGCACGGGATCATTCTGCGCTTGCGCCCCAAGAAATCGGCGGCCAAGTACGCCAGCGTCTGGATGCCGGAAGGCTCGCCGCTCAAGGTCTGGACCGAAAAGCAGGCCACGCTGCTGCGCGGCTACCTGGGCGAGCGCGGCCACCAGGTCACCGTGCGCTACGCCATGCGCTACGGCAACCCGTCGATTCCCGCTGTGCTGGATGAGCTCAAAGCCCAGGGCATGACGCGTGTGCTCTTCGTACCAGCCTACCCGCAATACAGCGGCACGACGACCGCCAGCGTGTTCGACGCCGTGGCCACCTGGGGGCTGAACATCCGCAACTTGCCCGAAATTCGGTTCATCAACCGCTACCACGACGACGCCGGCTACATCGAGGCATTGGCCAAGAAAGTTCGCCAACACTGGATGCACAACGGCCAGGCCGACAAACTGGTGATGAGCTTTCACGGCGTGCCCGAGCGCACCCTGCAACTCGGTGACCCCTACCACTGCGAATGCCACAAGACCGCGCGTTTGCTGGCCGAGCGGCTGGGCCTGTCCAAAGACCGCTACCTGGTCACCTTCCAGTCGCGCTTTGGCAAGGCGAAATGGCTGGAGCCCTATACCGAGCCAACGCTGAAGGCACTGGCCAAGGGAGGCTTGCAGAGCGTGGACCTGATCTGCCCCGGCTTCACCAGCGACTGCCTGGAAACGCTGGAAGAAATCAACATGGAGGCGCGCGAAGCCTTTCTGCACGCCGGTGGCCAAACCTTCAATTACATCGAGTGCGTGAACGACAGCCCCGACTGGATCCGGGCGCTCGCCGATTTGGCCGAGCGCCATCTGCAAGGCTGGCCGACGCTTCAGGCCGACGACCCGATGGCATTGAAAGCCAGCCGCGAGCGCGCCTTGGAGCTGGGATCCAAAGATTGA
- a CDS encoding branched-chain amino acid ABC transporter permease, translated as MIRRLLSDDMPRSRWLAALLIILFLGLALAPFLFPGVKALNVAAKVLIFVALVASFDLLLGYTGIVSFAHTMFFGIGAYGVAISMSSVEEPTWGALALGVGAALLVSLLLSLLIGLFSLRVRAIFFAMITLAVASAFLTLASQLSQFTGGEDGLSFSVPELLSPSFELMEDPITTPLGEVYLDGKLISYYLLFLVVTAIFLTILRIVNSPFGRVLQAIRENDFRAEALGYQTVIYRTLSNVLSALFATLAGCLLALWIRYNGPDTSLSFEIMIDVLLIVVIGGMGTVYGALIGSVLFVLAQSYLQELLRAAGEAAEGIPLLPALLTPDRWLLWLGVLFVLSVYYFPTGLVGRLRERAVLAQLKRMKESP; from the coding sequence ATGATTCGACGACTCCTCTCTGACGACATGCCGCGCAGCCGCTGGCTCGCCGCCTTGTTGATCATCCTGTTCCTCGGGCTGGCATTGGCGCCGTTCCTGTTCCCGGGTGTCAAGGCCCTCAACGTCGCAGCCAAGGTGCTGATTTTTGTGGCGTTGGTGGCGAGCTTCGACTTGCTGCTTGGCTATACCGGCATTGTGAGCTTTGCGCACACCATGTTTTTTGGCATCGGTGCCTATGGGGTGGCGATCTCCATGTCATCGGTGGAAGAACCCACCTGGGGTGCTCTGGCGCTGGGCGTGGGTGCGGCCTTGCTGGTGTCCTTGTTGCTTTCGTTGTTGATCGGCTTGTTTTCGCTGCGGGTGCGGGCCATCTTCTTCGCCATGATCACGCTGGCGGTGGCCTCGGCGTTTCTCACGCTGGCCTCGCAGCTCTCGCAATTCACGGGTGGCGAAGACGGCCTGAGCTTCTCGGTGCCTGAGCTGTTATCCCCTTCGTTTGAACTGATGGAGGATCCCATCACCACCCCACTGGGTGAGGTGTACCTGGATGGCAAGCTGATCAGCTACTACCTGTTGTTCTTGGTGGTGACCGCGATTTTCCTGACCATTCTGCGCATCGTGAACTCGCCATTTGGGCGGGTGCTGCAAGCGATTCGAGAAAACGATTTCCGCGCCGAAGCGCTGGGCTACCAAACGGTCATTTACCGCACGCTGTCGAACGTGCTCTCCGCGTTGTTCGCCACACTGGCCGGTTGTTTGCTCGCACTCTGGATCCGCTACAACGGCCCCGACACCTCCCTTTCGTTTGAAATCATGATCGATGTGTTGCTCATCGTGGTGATCGGCGGCATGGGCACGGTGTACGGCGCCTTGATCGGCAGCGTGTTGTTTGTGCTGGCGCAAAGCTACTTGCAAGAGTTGTTGCGCGCGGCCGGTGAGGCTGCAGAAGGCATACCGCTGTTGCCTGCTTTGCTCACGCCCGATCGATGGCTGCTCTGGCTGGGCGTGCTGTTTGTCTTGTCGGTGTACTACTTCCCGACGGGGTTGGTCGGCAGGTTGCGAGAGCGCGCTGTGCTGGCCCAGCTCAAGCGCATGAAGGAGTCACCATGA
- a CDS encoding PHB depolymerase family esterase yields MTFPRFSRVFIAAAATALTSGVALAAITLPQYNIDTSKISVSGLSSGGFMANQLGVAYSTTFMGVGIFAAGPYMCAGHNNYTACMYNASISASQQTTLQNSLNSFSSAGTIDNKSNIASQKIYIFTGTSDTTVGPNQTTALQTQYLNNGVPAANISYVQRASTAHVFPTDFDSTGNNSCSSALSPFISNCGYDGAKAALTHFYGALNPRNDTPAAGNYIEFNQSTYTASNPGMAANGWLYVPSSCATGSTQCKLHVVLHGCQQSTDKIGDKYVKNTGYSRWADTNNLIVLFPQTKVDNTSRSTAASGSLANPNACWDWIGWYGSNFAKKAGPQMAAIKAMVDRIASGPGSGNGGGGTNPPAALPAPTGVSTSGATANSMVIGWNAVTGAASYNVYRSANKVNALPVYGASYSDTGLAASTAYSWTVRAADAEGAEGATSSAASGTTLAGSGGGTGACTTASNYVHVQAGRAYQQGGYAYAKGSAQNMGLWNLYVTKTLKNTGPNYYVIGTCP; encoded by the coding sequence ATGACCTTCCCTCGGTTTTCACGGGTATTTATAGCGGCGGCCGCCACAGCGTTGACATCGGGCGTGGCGCTGGCCGCCATCACGCTGCCTCAGTACAACATCGACACCAGCAAGATCAGCGTGTCGGGCCTGTCTTCGGGTGGGTTCATGGCCAACCAGCTGGGTGTGGCGTACTCCACCACCTTCATGGGCGTGGGCATTTTTGCCGCCGGCCCTTACATGTGTGCCGGCCACAACAATTACACGGCCTGCATGTACAACGCCAGCATCAGCGCGAGCCAGCAGACCACGTTGCAAAACAGCCTCAACAGCTTCAGCAGTGCAGGCACCATCGACAACAAATCGAACATTGCCAGCCAGAAGATTTACATCTTCACCGGCACGAGCGACACCACAGTGGGCCCCAACCAGACCACTGCGCTGCAGACCCAGTACCTCAACAATGGCGTGCCCGCAGCCAACATTTCGTATGTGCAGCGCGCCAGCACGGCGCATGTGTTCCCGACGGACTTTGACAGCACCGGCAACAACAGCTGCAGCAGCGCCCTGTCACCCTTCATCAGCAACTGTGGCTACGACGGCGCCAAGGCCGCACTCACGCACTTTTATGGCGCACTCAACCCGCGCAATGACACACCCGCGGCGGGCAATTACATCGAGTTCAATCAGAGCACGTACACCGCCAGCAATCCCGGCATGGCGGCCAACGGTTGGCTGTATGTGCCCTCCAGTTGCGCCACTGGCAGCACCCAGTGCAAGCTGCATGTGGTGCTGCACGGCTGCCAGCAAAGCACCGACAAAATCGGCGACAAATATGTGAAGAACACGGGCTATAGCCGTTGGGCCGACACCAACAACCTGATCGTGCTGTTCCCTCAGACCAAGGTGGACAACACCAGCCGCAGCACCGCAGCCAGCGGGTCGCTTGCCAACCCCAACGCCTGCTGGGACTGGATCGGCTGGTATGGCAGCAACTTCGCCAAAAAAGCCGGTCCGCAGATGGCCGCCATCAAGGCCATGGTGGACCGCATTGCGTCGGGCCCAGGCTCGGGCAACGGTGGGGGTGGCACCAACCCCCCTGCGGCCTTGCCTGCGCCCACGGGCGTCAGCACTTCGGGCGCCACGGCCAACAGCATGGTCATCGGCTGGAACGCCGTGACCGGTGCCGCCAGTTACAACGTGTACCGCAGCGCCAACAAGGTCAACGCACTGCCGGTGTATGGCGCCAGCTACAGCGACACCGGACTGGCGGCATCCACCGCGTACAGCTGGACGGTTCGCGCCGCTGACGCCGAAGGCGCCGAAGGCGCCACGTCCTCTGCGGCATCGGGCACCACGCTGGCAGGCTCAGGCGGTGGCACGGGCGCCTGCACGACGGCGAGCAACTATGTCCATGTCCAGGCAGGCCGGGCCTACCAGCAGGGCGGCTATGCATACGCCAAAGGGTCGGCGCAGAACATGGGCTTGTGGAACCTGTATGTGACCAAAACCCTGAAGAACACGGGGCCGAACTATTACGTGATCGGTACCTGCCCGTAA